The following nucleotide sequence is from Candidatus Palauibacter australiensis.
GGGACGAGCTTGACGACCGGCGCGCAGAGCGCGTTTCCGAGTTCGCGGGCCACGCCCTCGCAGGCACCCTGCAGCACGTAGTTGTGCTTGCCGGTGGCGAGGTACGGCCCGTTCTGCTCGATGCCGCCGGTCGTGATGATCGCGGTGGTCTTCCCGGCCGCCATCGCGTCCCGGACCTCCATCCACGTCATCTCCTCGATCCAGACGGTGTCGAACGCTTCGATGGGCCGCTCGGATACGAGTTCCTCCTGCACCTGGCGCTCCCGCTCGGCGGCCAGCCGGGCGCGCTCTTCGGGCGACATGTTCCGCTGCTGGCCCGCCAGCGCCGAGGCGGAGACCGCGAACATCGCGAGCAGGGGGAGGACGAATCGGGACTTTCTCATGGCACACCTCTGTTTTCGCGAGCACGGGAGCACGATACCAGCCCCGAGATTAGCATATTCCGCCAGTGTCCGACCAGTAGTATGCGCTGGCCGCTGGCTCGCCTCTGCCCTCCACCCTATGCTGGCGGCGGTCCCATTCGGGGGTCTGCATATCTGCTGTTGTCCTGAACCCATCGTGAACACCTTTGCCGCATCTCCACAGAGCGTGATCGCGCGCACGGTTGTCGCAACTCCGCGGGGAGATCCCGCGGCGGTCCAGGCGCACCTCGACGCGCTGACCAAGCCGCCGGGCAGCCTCGGACGCCTTGAGAAGCTGGCGCTCCAGGTAGGCGTGGTCCTGGGCGACCCGCCGCCTCCGCTGGAGGACGCGGTGGTGTTCGTCTTCGCGGCGGATCACGGGGTCGCCGCGCAGGGCGTGTCGGCGTATCCGGCCGAGGTCACGGCGCAGATGTGCGCGAACTTCTCCGGTGGCGGGGCGGCGATCAACGTGCTCACGCGGGCGTGCGGCGCCGGGGTGCGTGTCGTCGACGCGGGCGTTGCGGCGGACGTCGGCGGGCTGGCGGGAATCGAGCACCGGAAGGTCCGCGCGGGCACGGATGATCTTTCGGCGGGGCCGGCGATGACCGCGAGCGAGGTCGAAGAGGCTCTGGCGTTGGGCATGGAAGTGGCGGGAGGTGGCGCCGGCTCCACTGGAGCAGCGCGTCCCCCCGGTCCCTGGCTCGTGGGTGTGGGCGAGATGGGCATCGGGAACACCACCGCGGCGGCTGCCGTAACGGCGTGCCTGACCGGGGCGGCGGGGCGCGAGGTCGTCGGCCGCGGGACGGGGGTCGACGACGGCGGACTGGCCCGCAAGCGCGATGTGGTGGAGCGCGCGGTGGCGCGGGTCGCCCGCGACGAGGATCCCCGGAGCGATGCCGTGGCGGTGCTGCGGCAGGTCGCCGGGTTCGAGATCGCGGCCATGTCGGGCGCCATGATCGGCGCGGCTGCGCGGGGCGCCCTCGTGCTTGTGGACGGGTTCATCTCGTCGGCCGCGGCGCTGGCGGCCTGCCGCCTGTGCCCCGGCCTGTCGCCGTACCTGGTCGCATCGCACCGCTCAACCGAGCCGGGTCACGCGGTGGTGCTCGCTGCGCTCGGCCTCGAGCCCCTGCTCGACCTCGACATGCGGCTCGGCGAGGGGACCGGGTGTGCGCTCGCCATCCCCATCGTGCGGGCGGCCGGAGCGTTGCTCCGCGAGATGGCGACCTTCGAATCGGCCGGGATCTCGGGGCCGAGCGAGGGCCCGTCGCGGGCGGGATCATGATGGAACTCATCCTCGTGACGGGCGGGGCGCGCTCGGGCAAGAGCCGGTGGGCTCAGGGCGAGGCGCTGGCGCGCGGCGGGGAAGAGGTCACCGTGATCGCGACCGCGGAGGCCGTCGACGACGAGATGCGTGACAGGATCGAGGCCCACCGCCGCGATCGTCCCGCGGGGTGGCACACCATCGAGGCGCCCGCGCGGGCGGGCGAAGCCATCCTCGCCGCCGGCACGGACACCGTGCTGCTGGACTGCGTGACCGTGCTGACCGGCATGGCGATCGGACGATTGGGCGCCGACGCCGAGGCGGCCGCGTTGGACGCGATGGCCGCCGAGATCGACGGGATCCTCGATGCGCGAGCCGCGCGCACCGGTTTGCTGATCGTCGTGACGAACGAGGTGGGGTGGAGCGTGCACCCGCCCACCGCGCTCGGGCGCTGGTACCAGGACGGGCTGGGCATCGCCAATCAGCGTCTCGCTGACGCGGCGGACCGGGTGGTTCTCATGGTCTCCGGGCTGGAACTGCGGTTGAAGTGAGGACATCGCTCCGGGGGGCGCGCGCCGCCTTCGTCTTCCTGACGCGTCTGCCGCTGGGCGGTTTTCCCTACTCGGCGGAAGAATGGCGGTGGGCCGCGGCGTGGTTCCCCCTGGTCGGACTCGTGCTCGGAGGGGCGTGCGCGGCCGTGTGGGGCCTGGTGGCGCCGCTGGGGCCGTGGGTGGCGGCGATGAGCGTGATCGTCGTGTCGGTCCTGCTGACGGGCGCCTTCCACGAGGATGGATTGGCCGATACGGCCGACGCGCTGGGTGGAGCGACGGGCCGCGACGAGATCTTCGTCATCCTGAAAGACTCGCGGATCGGCGCGTTCGGGGCGCTGGCGCTCGTGACGTCCATCGCGTTCCGGCTGGTGCTGCTCGCGCAGTTGGGGAGTGCGGCACCGGCGTCCGCGCTCGCGGCGGGGGCCTCCCCGCTTGCGGCAGCGCCCGCCGCCCTGCTCCTCGCGCACGGCCTGGCGCGGGTCGGCCCGGTCTGGCTGATGGTCGCCCTCCCCTACGCGAACGCGGCGGCGGCGAAGAGCGGCCACGTCACGCGGGCCGGGGTGGCGCAGGCAGCGGTTGCGACCGCGGTCGGCGTGGCCGGCGCGGCGGCCGTGGTGGCGGCGGGTGCGATCGGCGCGACCGGCGTCCTCGCCGCGTTCGCCGCGATGGCCCTCGTCACCGCGCTCTGCGGCTGGCGATTCCGCGCGCGGGCCGGGGGCGTGACCGGCGACTTCCTCGGCGCGGCGGAGCAGGTCAACGAGATCGCGATCCTGGTCGCCGTGCTCGCGGTGCAGGTCGCGCAGGCCGCCGCGTGATCCGGCTTCTCGCCATCCGCCACGCACCCGTCGCCGCCGAGGGCATCATCTACGGGCAGACGGACGTGCCGACGACGCTGGACGGCGCCGAGGCGGCCGCGCGCATCGAGCCCGTCGTGGCCGAGTTTGCCCCGGCGATCATCTGGTCGTCCGATGCCGCCCGCTGCCGCGAACCCGCCGCTCTGCTCGCGGAGCGGCTAGGCGTCCCGCACCGCATCGACGAGCGCGTGCGCGAGATGTCCTACGGCGACTGGGAGGGATGGGCCTGGGACGCCGTGCCACGCACCGAACTCGACGAATGGATGGCCGCCTGGCAGACGCGGTCCCCCCCGGGTGGGGAGACCGTCGCCAGGTTCACCGAGCGGGTGGCCGCGTGGTGGCGAGACCTGTACGCCGGCCCCCATTTCCTGATGGCGCACGCCGGGGTCGTGCACTGCCTCGACGTAGTGGCCGATGGTCTCCCCTGGGGACGGGCCATCGAGCGGCGGCTCGACTTCCTGGCGGCCAAACAGTTTACCGGAAACTCCTGATCTCGAGTCCCACTGGCCCCTGCCCCGGGGGGATGCTGTCGGTCAGCGCCCAGGTCTCCGGGTCATAGCGGAAGATCCAGGGCGACAGGTTCTGGCGCGTACTGCCGAAGAACGTCTGGTAGAGCGAGCCGTCCGCCGCCGTGTGCGCGCCAAAGGCGCCCCGGCAACCACCGCCGGCGAGGGGCGCGCAGATCGGGTTGGAGGCGTCGCGCACGAACGCCTTCGTGGCCGTGTTCCAGGCGACCGTCCCCGTGAAGAACGCCGACGCAAAGAGCGTTCCGTCCTCCGACACGTGAACGTGTCCCGAGCCTGCGGGGAATCCCTCAACGACCTCGACGACTTCGAGTGAACCGGGGTCGATGATCGCCAGCGTCGACGGCGCGACGTAGTTGCCGGTGTTCATCACGTACAACATCCCGTCGGGCCCGATGGCCCCGAACTGCGGATTGGTGCCGCCGGTCTCGATGGTGGCGAGGACGGTCATCGTGAGCGGATCGAGCGCGGTCACCACCCCGTCGCCCGCAGGCGCGAAGTTCTCGTCCAGGTTTGCGGAGATGACGAAGGCGAGCGAGCTGGAGAACGGCACGATGCCGGTCGGGAACTGCGTCACCGGGACCAGGTCCCCGATGGCGCCGCCGGCCTGTCCGATCGTGAACCTGCCCACCTCATCCGTCCGCTGGTTGGCCGCCAGCACCGTCCTGTCGTCCACGAACGCCGACCCGGTCGCGTTCCCGGATTCGAAGAGGAAGAACCCGCCGATCTGTCGCGTACGGAGGTCGATGACGGCGACCGAGGCCGCGTTCCCGAGGGGAACGACGCCCATCTCGCCGCGGATGCTGATGCCGGTGGGAGTCACCGCGCTCGACGCCCCCAGGGCGATGTCGCGGTTCTCGCCCGGATCGCCGAGCTGGAAGAGCCGGAGCGCGTTCGCGCTCGAGTTCACGACGATGCCGATCTGGGCGTCGGCCACCGTTCCGTCGAGAAACTCCAGCCTCTCGACCAGCAGCGAGACCGACGCGTTGCCGGTGTTACCGTCGGAGTCCGTTGCCCTCAGCGTGATCGAGTGCACGCCCACCGACGGCGATTCGATCTCCAGCGGCGAACCTGTGCCCAATGCCCCGTCGATCGAGCTCGTCCAGGCCAGCGCAGCGTTCCCCAGCGTGCCGTCCTGCGGATCCGTGGCCGAGCCGACCAGCTGGACCGGCGTCCCTTCGCTGACCATGAGCCCGGAGGCCGGCGAGGTGATCGTTACGCTGGGCGTGCCGGGCCCGATCGGGCCCACGGGTTCGACAGGGGGGTCATCGCCGCATGCGGTCAGAATGACGAGGGCGAGGGGTGCGATGAAGCGAAGCGCGGTACGGGTCATGAGAGGTCCATCCTTGGTTGACTGGGATACGGTGAACGAGGCGGATTGCGCGGTCATCTCGCGGCTCCGATGCGGATCCGCGTCGACCAGCCGCGGCCCGGCAGGGGGTAGTCGACGAGCAGCGCGGCGCGTTCGTCGAGGAGGTTCGTAACGGCCACCTCGAGCCGCCCGGCGAAGCGGCTCCACTCGAAGGGCAGGGCGATGCCGGCGTTGAACAGCGTGTAGGCGGCGAGCGCGTTCAGCGGGGAGCCCGGCACCGTGCGGCGCGCCCCGACGTGTGTGCCCGACGGCGTGAGGGTGATTCCGGCCGGCATCCCGATGCCGAGGGCCACATCCGCCGTGAAACGCGGCCGGTAGGCAACTTGGCCATCGAGCACGGCGCCGGTGTACTCGACCTCGGACCAGGCGGCGCTCGCGGTGAGGCTGTGCGTGCGTCCGAACGCGGCCAGATCCGTCGTGGCGCCGAGCTCGAGGCCGCGGCGCGCGACGTCGTAGTTGTCCGGGCTCCACACGAAACGGTGGTCGGGGAACCAGAGGATCATGTCGTCGAGGTCCGCGCGGTAGGCGCTCGCGCGCAGTTCCCCGGTTGCCGGGCCCACAGACCACCGCTGGGCGAGCGTCGCCGAGAGTTCTCCCCGTATGCGCTCCGGCCCGAGGTCGGGGTTGGGCTCGACGAGGACCCCTTCCTGGAAGAAGAGGTCGCCGAGCCCGGGAGGGGAGAAGCCGTGGCCCCACCGGAGGTCGAGGGCGAGCCCGCCCCGGGTGAGCGCGGCGTCGACGGCGGGCGACAGGGTCACGCCATCCACAAGGTCGTGCCGGTCGGCGCGCAGGGAAGCACCCAGATCGAGGCGGAAACCGCGCCGCAGCTGCCAGCCGCGCCCGGCATGTGCCCACGCCCCGAGTTCGTCGAGGCCGATGCCGGGCGACGTCAGCGCGTTCGACTCGACATCGAGCCGTGCCGCTTGGAGGCCGAACCGGAGGTCAAGCGACTCGCGCGACGACGAGGACGCTTCCGCGCGCCACCATCCTTCCACGGCGAGCTCCGCCCGTCGCACTCGCGTCCGGGTATCGTAGGCGCGCCCGAAGGGGGGCTCCGGATCCGCGTAGTCCGCGCGCTGCCACTGCACCGAACTGCGGGCCGAGCCTCCGAGGCGTGCCGGAGAGGCGCCGTCCGATTCGACCGTGACGCCGAGCCCGTAGCGACGGTGGCGCTGCCGGCCGGTGGCGGAGGGCTGCGCGATCGTCCCCGGGCTCCCGCGCTCGATGTCGCTGAGGTGGGCGCGCAGCGAAGCCTCCGCGCTCCCGCGCCGTGTGATGCGGAGGTCTCCGCCGGCGTGCGAGAAGGCGGAGTTCTCGCGGGTCGTCTCGCCGCCGCCCCGGAAGGCGGGGACGTCGTAGGTGAAGGCGCCGTTCGATCGCCGCCAGCGGGCGCCGCCGGAGACCGACCAGGCGTTCCCGAAACCGCTCGACCCGGTGACCGCCGTCTCCGCCGAGGACCAGGCGCCCATCCCGGCGGTGACGGCGGCGGTGGTCGCGTCGCGGTTGCGGCTCTCCAGCAGGACGACGCCGCCGAGCGCCTGCGGTCCGTACCGGGCGGACTGCGCCCCCGGAATCACGGTGATGCGGGACACGGATTCGAGGTCCACCGTGCTCAGGTCGGCGACGCCGGTGAGCGGAGAGTTGATCCGCGTTCCGTCGAGCAGTACCAGCACCTGGTCGCCGCCCGCGCCGCGCAGTTGCAGCACGGCGGGGGCCCCCGGTCCGCCCTGTCTCACGACGGTTGCCCCGGGAACGCGTTCAAGCGCGGCCGGGAGATCCGTCACGCCGGGCGGAAGGCTGGCGGTCTCCAACACGGTGGCGCCGGCGTCCCGTTCGCGGGATGCCACCTGCACCACCAGCCCCCTGAGCCGCACAGGCGCCGGATCGAGCACGATGCTCGTTCGCGTGACACGCCCGTTCACGGCTTCGACCTCGACCGCGGCCTCCAGGAAGCCGGGCGCCGAGATCACGAGGGCGTGCCGTCCGGGCGAAAGACCTCGCAGGACGGCGACGCCGCGCGCGTCGGTCGTCGCCTGGAGCCCCGCGCCCCGGACGGCGACCATCGCCCCCGGAACGGCGACTGCCGCACCCGCGTCCGCCGCAGCCTCGCCCGGCGCGCCCGGCGCAGTCCTTGCCGCCCGCACGGACACGTGAACGGACGCAGCGACCTGCGTGGGGAGCGCGTGTGCCGAAGCGCCCGGGACGGCAACTCCGGCGGCCAGGATGGCAATCGCGAACTTCGTCTTCACTCGACCCCGTCTTCTCCGGGACGGGGAAGAGCACGGTCGAACGTCCACGCGACGGCGTGAACGCGGGACCACGCCCTCCCGCGAGGGTGCTGATCCGAAGACGGAGGAGAGGTCTCCTGGCTTGGGACGGATCCGCTCGCCTTCCCGGGCCTCGCGGCCCAGTGGCTTCGTGAACGGAACGCCGAGGGATCGAAATCCCTCTGTCCCTTTACAGTGGCGGGGCCGCGCCGGACTTTCACCGGACTTCCGAGCGCCCCTCCGTCTATAAACTGCGATGATGGATACAGGCTCTGCCGACAGCGTGCAAGCCAGTGCAGTGTCGCGTAAGTCCGCGAGTCGCCGAGCGTGCCGGAGCTCCGCGGCGCCCTCGGCAAGGCGCCCGGCCGGGGCAAGTGCGGGGTCCGCGACCTGGGCAACCCCGGCCACCTGCGGCGAACTCGTGCAGGGCTTCGGTCGCGGCCGATGGCTCCAGATCGCGGCTCCCGTCGACATGTACCGCACCGCCCGCGCCGAGGTCGTGCCGCTCGCCCGGTCCGACGCTGGCGCTTCCCGCCGCTACGCCAAGGTGAAACGCGGCCTGGAGATCCTGCTGCGCGACCGGCCCGGCTGCGCCGTGCGCGTGATGCTCGGCGGCGATGAGGTCCCGCGGGGGACCGGTTTCGGAAGCAGCACCGCCGACCTGGGCGTGGCGCTGCGCGCCGGCATGGACGCCCTCGGCCTGCGGGGGTCGTGTGAAGCCGTCGTCCGCGCCGCCCTCCAGGTCGAGCCGACCAGCGGCTCCCTCCTCTCGGGGCTCGTCCTGTTCGATCATCGGCGGGGTACGATCCGGGAGCCGCTCGGCCCGCCCCCGGCCCTGAACATCCTATGCATCAGACTCCCCGGGGCGGTGGACACGGTGACGTTCAACCGGGGCCTCCCCACGCGACTCCCCGAACACGCCCTGAGAGCCTGGCGCGACGCTTTCCGGCTCTGCGCCGAAGGGATTGCGCACGGTGACGCCGGGAAGATCGGCGCGGCGGCGACGGCGAGCGCGGCGGCGGCCCGGCACCTGGGGTGTCCTCCCGCCCCGCCGGGACTGGAAGCGTGTGCCCGGGGGACGACGGCGCTCGGCATCCTGCGGGCTCACTCGGGCACGGTGTGGGGGCTGCTCTACCCGCAGGACGAGACGCCGGCCCCGGAGGAAGTCGCGGAGATCCTGAAGCACGGGGGGGCAATCACGACGCCCGCGCTGCCGGCGCGTTCGTCCGCGACGGTGGCGTCCCTGAGACTAATCGGCGGCGGCTGCCGAGTTGCCCCGTCCTCGGACATGCCGCTATCGTCGCAGATTGACGCGAGGGGGCCACCGGAAGTTCGGTCCGAAGCCGACGCGGCCCCGCCACTGTAGGAGGTCCGGATCCCATCGCGGATCCGAAACGACGCGCTCGACGGCCACTGGATGATCCCGGGAAGGCGAGCGATGTCGCCTCGAGTCAGGAGACGCGGTTCCCTCGTCCTTTGAACACCATCCTTCGAGGGAGGGGACCCGGTGTACACGGCACACCAGGCAAGGGCGAGCGCGACGCCGAGCGCGACGGCGCCCCCGAGTTCTCCGTTCGCCCGGTGGATCGCCGCCCTGCTCGCCCCGGTCCTCCTCACGTCCTGTGCCCCGGACGAGCCTCCGGACATGCCCGCAGTTTCCGTCACGGACGATGCGGGATACACCGTCGCGCTCACCGCGCCGGCGGGCCGCGTCTTTTCGGTGATCCCCTCGCTGACCGAATCGATCACCGCGCTCGATCCCGGCGTCCTCGTCGCGCGCACCCGCTTCGATCGGGCGCCCGAACTCGCTCACCTCCCTTCGCTGGGCGGGACCATACAACCGAATCTCGAGGCACTGGCCGGTCTCGAACCCGATCTCGTCGTCACGTGGGCCGACGCGTCCCAGCGCGCGGTGGGGGAACGGGTGGACGCGCTGGGCATTCCCGTCTACAGGGCGGTCGTGCAGACGATCGACGATGTGCGCAGCCACCTGCGCCGCCTGGGCACACTCCTCGGCCGCGAGGAACGGGCCGCCGCGCTGGTGGATTCGCTGGACCTCGCGCTGGAGGGCGTGGCCGCCACGGTGCGCGGCCGCGAGCGCCTCGACGTCTACTACTCCGTCTGGCACGACCCGCCGCAGACGACCGGGCCGGGAACCTTCATCGACCAGGTCATCGAGCACGCGGGCGGGCGCAACATCTTCGGCGATGCCGCGCGCTCGTGGCCGCGGGTGTCCATCGAGGCGATCCTGCGGCGCGATCCCGACGCCCTCGTCATCGCTCGACACGCGCCCGGCGCGCCGGGTGCTCCGTGGCTCGAGGGGCCGGGCTGGCGGGAACTGCGGGCCGTCCGCAACGGCCGCTATACCCTCGTCGACGGCGACCTCTTCAACCGCCCCGGACCACGCGTGGCCGAGGCGGCACGTCGCATGGCCGAGTTCCTGCACGGGCCGCGTTGACGCACACCCCCCGCCGGCTCGCACTCCTCGCGCTGGTCGTCGTGGCCGCGGTCGCGCTCAGCGTCTCCTTCGGCGCCTCCGGCCTGGGTCCCGGGGATCTGTGGCGCTTCCTCATGGGAGAGGCCGATCCCACCACCCGTTCCATCCTGCTCCAATTGCGGCTGCCGCGCGCGGTGCTGGCGGCGCTCGTCGGAGGCGCGCTCGGCCTCTGCGGCTGCACCTTCCAGGCCCTTCTGCGCAACCCGCTCGCCGAACCCTACGTGCTGGGCGTCTCGGGCGGAGCCGCCGTCGGCGCGGTGGCGGTCGTGGTGACGGGCATCGGGCTGCGCTTTCCCTGGATGCTCCCCCTGGGCGCGTTCGCCGGCGCGCTGGCCGCGATGGCGCTGGTGCTGGCGGTCGCGCGGCGGGCCTCGCCCGGTCGGATGGACACGCGTGTCCTGATCCTGTCGGGCGTGATCATCGGCGCCTTCTTCAACGCGGTAATCCTGCTTCTGCTCTCGCTCGCCGACGTGGAGTCGTTCCGCTCGGCGATCTTCTGGATGATGGGGAACCTGTCCGGCGCCGACTGGGCTTCGACCGGGCTGCTGGCCTTGCTGCTCGTGCCCGGCGCGCTGGCCGTCTTGTCGCTTGCCCGGGCCTTCAACCTTCTGTCGCGCGGAGAGGAGGTTGCGTTCTACCTGGGCGCCTCCGTGCAGCGGGTGAAGCTCACCGCCTATCTGGCCGCGTCGCTGATGGTGGCCGCGGCGGTCGCGGCCGGCGGCGTGATCGGCTTCGTCGGGCTGATCGTTCCGCACGCCGTCCGGCTCGCGTGGGGGAACGACCACCGCCTGCTCCTGCCCGCATCCTTCCTGGCCGGCACCGCCTTCCTCCTGCTCGCGGACACGGTGGCCCGGCTGGTGGTGGCGCCCGCCGAACTCCCGACCGGGGTGGTCACCGCCGTCGCGGGGGTCCCGTTCTTCGTGGCGCTGCTGCTGCGGGGGGGACGGCGGTGAGGGGAACCGCGCCCGCGCGCGACTGGCGGCCAGTGTTGGAGGGCCGGGATCTGAGCTTCACCCATCCGCGCGCGGACGAGGCCGCCGTGCGCCGGGTCTCGCTCTCGGTCTCCCCGGGGAAGCTCCTCGCGGTCGTGGGTCCCAACGGCGCCGGTAAGACGACGCTGTTGAAGCTCCTCTCCGGTTCCCTGACGCCTCAGGAGGGTGGAGTGACGCTCGACGACCGCGCACTGTCCGACCTGGGCGACCGGGACCGTGCCCTTGCGATCGCCGTGGTGCCGCAGTCCGAGTCCTCCCCCTTCCCGGTCACGGTGCGGGAGATGGTGGGGATGGGACGATACGCGCACCTCGGCCCGTGGGAGCGCTCCGGCGACGGGGACCGCGCGGTGGTGGAAGATGCGATGGCGCGCTGCGCGGTCGCGGAGTTCGCGGACCGCCACCTGGGCGAACTCTCCGGCGGCGAGCGGCAGCGGGCGCGCATCGCTCGCGCGCTTGCCCAGGAGGCGCCGGTCCTCCTTCTCGACGAACCCACTGCCGGACTCGACCTCCGCTACCGCATGGAGCTCTTCCACCTGCTGCGCGAACTCCGGGGTGCCGGCCTCGGCGTGCTGGTCATCACGCACGACCTCAACCTGGCCGCCCGGTTCGCCGACCGGCTGCTGCTGCTCGACCGCGGGCGCGCGCGGGCCCGGGGCGCCCCGGATGAAACGCTGTCACGAGAGTCGCTGGAGGCCGTCTACGACTGGCCGCTCAGAGTCGTGCCGCACCCCGGACCCGGGAGCGACACCGGCGCACCGCAGACTGTCCCGCTCAGGAAGGAAGACCCGTGAGCGCGTCGCGGCGGGCCGCACGCCCCGTGGTGCTGAGCCTGGTGGGCGCCCTCGTCCTCGATTGGGTCCTGGGCCAGCCTCGCCTTCATCCGGTGCGGGCGATCGGAGGGCTGCTGGGCGGTGCGCGCCGACTGCGGCGCAGCCGGGGACCGCTGGGAAGCCTCGTCGAAGGGGCAGCGGCGCTGGCGGTAGTGTCGGGCATCGCCGCCGCGGCCTCGCGTCCCCTGGCGGCGCGCCCTGGGCGCTCCTCCCGACCGTCCTCCGGGTCCGGGCTGCCCGCCACCCTCCTGGCGGCAGGGACCGAAGCCCTGCTCCTGCATCCGGCCCTCGCCCTCGAACCGCTCGCCGAGGCGGGAGAACGGGTGGCCGCCGCGCTCGGGGCCGGAGACCTCGACGGAGCGAGACGCCACCTGGCGTGGGACCTGGTCAGCCGGGACACGAGCGCGCTCGACGCATCTCACTGCGCCTCCGCGGCGATCGAGTCGATGGCGGAAAACCTCTGCGACTCGGTGGTGGCGCCCGCTTGCGCCTACCTTGCGGCCGGCCTGCCGGGGGCCTGGGTCTACCGGGTCGTCAACACCGCCGACGCGATGTTCGGCTACCGAACTCCCGACCTGATCTGGTACGGGAAGCCGGCGGCGCGTGCCGACGACCTCCTCAACTTCGTACCGGCCCGGCTGGCGGCCGTCCTGATCGTGATGGCCGCGGGGTCTCAACCGCTCCGCCGTGACGGGATCCGTCCGGTGCCCGACGGAGTCTTGCGTCTCCTCCCGCGTGAAGCGTCGCGCGCGGCGGGGCCCAACGCCGGGTGGCCGATGGCCGCCGCCGCGCTCGCCCTGGGAGTCCGGCTCCACAAGCCCGGCGTCTACACGCTGAACGCCGCGGGCGCTCGACCGGACGCCGGCGACATCGACGCGGCCGCCACTCTGATCCGCCGCGCCGCCTGGCTGGGCATCGGGCTGGTCGTCGCGGCAGGAGTCTGCCGCTCATGAACTGGCGACCCCCGCCCCCCGACCCCCGCCTTGCGGGGGCGCCGCCGGAGTTCCACGGCGGGCCCGGGTACGAGGAGGACGCGGAGTATCCCCCCGTGTCCGCCGACCTCAGCACCAACGTCAACCCGTACCTGCCGGACGAGGCCGTGCGCGGGGCCGTCGCCGCCGCACGGCTCGACGCCTATCCCGATCCGACTTCGAGCAGGGCTCGCGCACGGGTGGCCGGCGTCTGGGGCCTCGATGCCGAGCGCATCCTGCTCGCGCCCGGAGCCTCCGAGCTGATCTACCGGATCGCCCGCTGCTGGATTCGCCCCGGCGACCCGGCGGTCGTGTGCGGCCCCACCTTCGGCGAGTACCGCCGCGCCGTGGCGATCCAGGGTGGGGAAGTCCACGAGGTGCGGGGGGTCGCTCCGGATTTCAGGCTGC
It contains:
- a CDS encoding iron ABC transporter permease; its protein translation is MTHTPRRLALLALVVVAAVALSVSFGASGLGPGDLWRFLMGEADPTTRSILLQLRLPRAVLAALVGGALGLCGCTFQALLRNPLAEPYVLGVSGGAAVGAVAVVVTGIGLRFPWMLPLGAFAGALAAMALVLAVARRASPGRMDTRVLILSGVIIGAFFNAVILLLLSLADVESFRSAIFWMMGNLSGADWASTGLLALLLVPGALAVLSLARAFNLLSRGEEVAFYLGASVQRVKLTAYLAASLMVAAAVAAGGVIGFVGLIVPHAVRLAWGNDHRLLLPASFLAGTAFLLLADTVARLVVAPAELPTGVVTAVAGVPFFVALLLRGGRR
- a CDS encoding bifunctional adenosylcobinamide kinase/adenosylcobinamide-phosphate guanylyltransferase, whose product is MMELILVTGGARSGKSRWAQGEALARGGEEVTVIATAEAVDDEMRDRIEAHRRDRPAGWHTIEAPARAGEAILAAGTDTVLLDCVTVLTGMAIGRLGADAEAAALDAMAAEIDGILDARAARTGLLIVVTNEVGWSVHPPTALGRWYQDGLGIANQRLADAADRVVLMVSGLELRLK
- a CDS encoding creatininase family protein, which produces MRKSRFVLPLLAMFAVSASALAGQQRNMSPEERARLAAERERQVQEELVSERPIEAFDTVWIEEMTWMEVRDAMAAGKTTAIITTGGIEQNGPYLATGKHNYVLQGACEGVARELGNALCAPVVKLVPEGDIDEPSGHMRYPGTISLRQETFEAVLDDVASSLKAHGFEHIILFGDSGGNQSGMEAVAARLNERWYDAQAHFIPEFYRYRDVHDWMNTELGIFETDP
- a CDS encoding histidine phosphatase family protein: MIRLLAIRHAPVAAEGIIYGQTDVPTTLDGAEAAARIEPVVAEFAPAIIWSSDAARCREPAALLAERLGVPHRIDERVREMSYGDWEGWAWDAVPRTELDEWMAAWQTRSPPGGETVARFTERVAAWWRDLYAGPHFLMAHAGVVHCLDVVADGLPWGRAIERRLDFLAAKQFTGNS
- a CDS encoding TonB-dependent receptor, whose amino-acid sequence is MKTKFAIAILAAGVAVPGASAHALPTQVAASVHVSVRAARTAPGAPGEAAADAGAAVAVPGAMVAVRGAGLQATTDARGVAVLRGLSPGRHALVISAPGFLEAAVEVEAVNGRVTRTSIVLDPAPVRLRGLVVQVASRERDAGATVLETASLPPGVTDLPAALERVPGATVVRQGGPGAPAVLQLRGAGGDQVLVLLDGTRINSPLTGVADLSTVDLESVSRITVIPGAQSARYGPQALGGVVLLESRNRDATTAAVTAGMGAWSSAETAVTGSSGFGNAWSVSGGARWRRSNGAFTYDVPAFRGGGETTRENSAFSHAGGDLRITRRGSAEASLRAHLSDIERGSPGTIAQPSATGRQRHRRYGLGVTVESDGASPARLGGSARSSVQWQRADYADPEPPFGRAYDTRTRVRRAELAVEGWWRAEASSSSRESLDLRFGLQAARLDVESNALTSPGIGLDELGAWAHAGRGWQLRRGFRLDLGASLRADRHDLVDGVTLSPAVDAALTRGGLALDLRWGHGFSPPGLGDLFFQEGVLVEPNPDLGPERIRGELSATLAQRWSVGPATGELRASAYRADLDDMILWFPDHRFVWSPDNYDVARRGLELGATTDLAAFGRTHSLTASAAWSEVEYTGAVLDGQVAYRPRFTADVALGIGMPAGITLTPSGTHVGARRTVPGSPLNALAAYTLFNAGIALPFEWSRFAGRLEVAVTNLLDERAALLVDYPLPGRGWSTRIRIGAAR
- a CDS encoding adenosylcobinamide-GDP ribazoletransferase — protein: MRTSLRGARAAFVFLTRLPLGGFPYSAEEWRWAAAWFPLVGLVLGGACAAVWGLVAPLGPWVAAMSVIVVSVLLTGAFHEDGLADTADALGGATGRDEIFVILKDSRIGAFGALALVTSIAFRLVLLAQLGSAAPASALAAGASPLAAAPAALLLAHGLARVGPVWLMVALPYANAAAAKSGHVTRAGVAQAAVATAVGVAGAAAVVAAGAIGATGVLAAFAAMALVTALCGWRFRARAGGVTGDFLGAAEQVNEIAILVAVLAVQVAQAAA
- the cobT gene encoding nicotinate-nucleotide--dimethylbenzimidazole phosphoribosyltransferase; translation: MNTFAASPQSVIARTVVATPRGDPAAVQAHLDALTKPPGSLGRLEKLALQVGVVLGDPPPPLEDAVVFVFAADHGVAAQGVSAYPAEVTAQMCANFSGGGAAINVLTRACGAGVRVVDAGVAADVGGLAGIEHRKVRAGTDDLSAGPAMTASEVEEALALGMEVAGGGAGSTGAARPPGPWLVGVGEMGIGNTTAAAAVTACLTGAAGREVVGRGTGVDDGGLARKRDVVERAVARVARDEDPRSDAVAVLRQVAGFEIAAMSGAMIGAAARGALVLVDGFISSAAALAACRLCPGLSPYLVASHRSTEPGHAVVLAALGLEPLLDLDMRLGEGTGCALAIPIVRAAGALLREMATFESAGISGPSEGPSRAGS
- a CDS encoding helical backbone metal receptor, with product MYTAHQARASATPSATAPPSSPFARWIAALLAPVLLTSCAPDEPPDMPAVSVTDDAGYTVALTAPAGRVFSVIPSLTESITALDPGVLVARTRFDRAPELAHLPSLGGTIQPNLEALAGLEPDLVVTWADASQRAVGERVDALGIPVYRAVVQTIDDVRSHLRRLGTLLGREERAAALVDSLDLALEGVAATVRGRERLDVYYSVWHDPPQTTGPGTFIDQVIEHAGGRNIFGDAARSWPRVSIEAILRRDPDALVIARHAPGAPGAPWLEGPGWRELRAVRNGRYTLVDGDLFNRPGPRVAEAARRMAEFLHGPR